The proteins below are encoded in one region of Alistipes indistinctus YIT 12060:
- a CDS encoding phosphatase PAP2 family protein: MAKKCVTALDTSETAPGGFSVCVACDTTDTPVQDTLRNGVANISLTGSAAQDSSMADRMEHAAWAGVSQIDTVRPDTTIRLTGWDKFRAGVDRMTTTRAYKMTYIAVPLMVAGIAVNSERNHFCDLRNSYMPTFRYDFDDYLQYAPMALMFGLKVAGVESRSSWGRMLVSDAFSAGLMALMVNGLKYTVNQPRPDGSGNNSFPSGHTATAFMAATMLHKEYGLTRSPWYSIGGYTIATCIGMTRQMNNKHWLSDVLMGAGIGILSTELGYFLADLIYKDRGLRRPEQDYTKFNYARKSSFFGLYTGFSWANRHIAPVGDLNLRFSTGANVGVEGAWFMNRYIGVGGRFTCASIPMSIDNDLYFEAHPGFAANLQRIELSSLKISQIMAGPYFSYPVTNRWLLGTKLLVGYYHMRRSEINAVVGQSNDQQTASAPGDAALRHVAHGNIVQGNAERPWGRSGNPDFETSSSESSSAPGELRLPMVALGETGNFGFGSGLSFTYLVERNFGVRIFYDCNFSPANLAVTTYNADGASKQTNVKHFSTSSTLGIAVNIVFW, encoded by the coding sequence ATGGCAAAAAAATGTGTGACCGCGCTGGATACCTCCGAAACCGCGCCAGGCGGTTTCTCCGTTTGCGTTGCCTGCGATACGACGGATACCCCGGTGCAGGACACGTTGCGGAACGGAGTGGCGAATATTTCTTTGACGGGTTCGGCAGCCCAAGATTCCAGCATGGCGGACAGGATGGAGCATGCAGCCTGGGCCGGTGTTTCGCAAATCGATACCGTGAGGCCCGACACGACCATCAGGCTTACCGGTTGGGATAAGTTCCGTGCCGGGGTCGACCGCATGACCACTACCCGGGCCTATAAAATGACTTATATCGCCGTGCCGTTGATGGTAGCCGGCATTGCCGTCAATAGCGAGCGCAACCATTTCTGCGACCTGCGCAACTCTTATATGCCTACGTTCCGCTACGATTTCGACGATTACCTGCAATACGCTCCCATGGCACTGATGTTCGGGTTGAAAGTCGCGGGCGTGGAGAGCCGCAGTTCGTGGGGGAGGATGTTGGTTTCGGACGCGTTTTCCGCCGGATTGATGGCGTTGATGGTCAATGGCCTCAAATATACCGTGAACCAGCCCCGTCCCGACGGTTCGGGCAACAATTCGTTTCCTTCGGGGCATACCGCGACGGCTTTTATGGCTGCGACGATGCTGCATAAGGAATACGGCCTTACGAGGAGCCCGTGGTACAGTATCGGGGGGTACACCATAGCGACGTGCATCGGCATGACTCGCCAGATGAATAACAAGCACTGGCTCTCGGATGTGCTGATGGGGGCCGGGATCGGCATCCTGTCGACCGAGTTGGGGTATTTTCTGGCCGACCTGATCTACAAGGATCGCGGACTGCGCCGGCCCGAGCAGGATTATACGAAATTCAACTACGCTCGTAAATCCTCTTTTTTCGGTCTCTATACGGGTTTCAGTTGGGCGAACCGGCATATCGCGCCCGTCGGCGACCTGAATCTGCGTTTCTCTACCGGTGCCAATGTCGGCGTCGAGGGGGCCTGGTTCATGAACCGTTATATCGGTGTGGGCGGCAGGTTTACATGCGCCAGTATCCCCATGTCGATCGATAACGACCTGTATTTCGAGGCTCACCCCGGGTTTGCCGCGAATTTGCAGCGGATCGAGCTTTCGTCGCTCAAAATATCGCAGATCATGGCCGGGCCCTATTTCTCTTATCCGGTAACGAACCGCTGGCTGCTGGGAACGAAACTGCTGGTCGGCTATTATCATATGCGCCGCAGTGAAATCAATGCCGTGGTGGGACAAAGCAACGATCAGCAAACCGCCTCTGCTCCTGGAGATGCCGCACTCCGGCATGTCGCGCATGGCAATATTGTGCAGGGGAATGCGGAGCGGCCTTGGGGACGTAGTGGTAATCCGGACTTTGAAACCTCCTCTTCCGAATCGTCGTCGGCGCCCGGAGAATTGCGGCTGCCGATGGTGGCCCTCGGTGAAACCGGCAATTTCGGTTTCGGTTCCGGCTTGTCGTTCACTTATCTGGTTGAACGTAATTTCGGGGTCCGCATATTTTACGACTGTAATTTTTCCCCGGCCAATCTGGCTGTGACCACTTATAATGCCGACGGGGCTTCCAAACAGACCAATGTCAAGCACTTCAGTACCTCTTCGACACTCGGTATCGCCGTTAATATCGTATTCTGGTAG
- a CDS encoding alpha/beta hydrolase family protein has product MKPIKKCGWCSRLRIRKAGICAVLSGGALLLGAGRVAAQADKANYDESKVPHYRLPEPLVCNDGRRVTSVGEWESRRDREILPLFRSQMYGYVPAPEVPLSTEYTVLSEEEALDGRAIRRQVRIRFVRPATGRSPADRQDVLVLIYLPKDKATGEHRGNQRGVPVFLAYNFYGNQTVNADPGILPTISWCRNNERFGVTDHDGSKAIRGSNAWSWPVDTLLSEGFGLVTACYNDIYPDGTGNRDRSVIRLFGDTLQRADGWGAISAWAWGLSRIMDYLEQAPGVDASRVTVTGHSRLGKTALWAAAQDRRFAAVISTNSGCGGAALFRREFGETADLICGPVGYWFCPNFQQYRNNEAALPVDQHELIALMAPRPAYVASATEDLWADPRGEFLSAAHAGEVYALYGYRGLDTFTMPPADRPLAHRVGYHLRTGQHDVTAWDWAQYIPFVKREVCANGK; this is encoded by the coding sequence ATGAAACCAATCAAGAAGTGCGGATGGTGCAGCAGGCTGCGTATCCGGAAGGCCGGGATATGCGCAGTGCTGTCCGGCGGTGCGCTTTTGCTGGGTGCCGGCCGTGTCGCGGCGCAGGCGGACAAGGCCAACTATGATGAATCGAAAGTGCCGCATTATAGGCTGCCTGAACCGCTCGTGTGCAACGACGGCAGGCGCGTGACTTCGGTCGGGGAGTGGGAATCGCGCCGGGACCGGGAGATCCTGCCGCTGTTCCGGTCGCAGATGTATGGTTATGTGCCGGCACCGGAAGTGCCGTTATCGACGGAGTACACCGTGCTGTCCGAAGAGGAGGCGCTCGACGGGCGTGCGATTCGCCGTCAGGTACGCATCCGCTTTGTCCGGCCGGCGACAGGCCGTTCGCCGGCCGATCGGCAGGATGTGCTGGTGTTGATCTATCTGCCTAAAGATAAAGCGACCGGTGAACATCGCGGTAACCAGCGTGGGGTGCCGGTGTTCCTGGCATACAATTTTTACGGGAATCAGACGGTAAACGCCGATCCGGGTATTCTGCCGACTATCTCCTGGTGCCGCAATAACGAGCGTTTCGGCGTGACCGATCACGACGGCAGCAAGGCGATCCGGGGGAGTAATGCGTGGAGCTGGCCGGTCGATACATTGCTGTCCGAGGGTTTCGGATTGGTGACCGCATGCTATAACGACATCTATCCCGATGGGACGGGTAACCGGGATCGGAGTGTGATCCGCCTGTTCGGCGACACGTTGCAGCGGGCCGACGGTTGGGGCGCTATTTCGGCCTGGGCGTGGGGGCTCAGCCGCATTATGGACTATCTGGAACAGGCACCCGGAGTGGATGCTTCGCGGGTTACCGTTACGGGACATTCACGGCTCGGCAAAACTGCTTTGTGGGCTGCGGCGCAGGATCGGCGGTTCGCAGCGGTGATTTCGACCAATTCGGGTTGTGGGGGAGCGGCCCTTTTCCGCCGCGAATTCGGCGAGACGGCGGACCTGATTTGCGGACCGGTGGGATACTGGTTCTGTCCGAATTTCCAGCAATACCGCAACAACGAAGCGGCTTTACCGGTCGACCAGCATGAATTGATCGCACTGATGGCTCCGCGTCCGGCCTACGTGGCCAGCGCGACGGAAGACCTGTGGGCCGATCCGCGCGGAGAGTTCCTTTCGGCGGCGCATGCCGGAGAAGTGTATGCGCTGTACGGGTACCGGGGGCTGGATACCTTTACGATGCCTCCGGCCGATCGACCGCTGGCGCACCGCGTGGGCTACCACCTGCGTACCGGGCAGCATGACGTGACGGCTTGGGACTGGGCGCAGTATATTCCTTTCGTTAAACGGGAGGTGTGTGCGAATGGGAAATGA
- a CDS encoding DMT family transporter: protein MWLAFAFLSALLLGFYDVFKKQSLDGNAVLPVLLLNTLFSSLIFLPFILLSAWMPEQMAAHPLIYVPAAGWEVHRLILLKSLIVLSSWMLGYFGLKHLPITIVGPINATRPVMVLVGAMLIFGERLNLWQWIGVILAAVSFLMLSRSGRKEGIDFKHNRWIFCIVLAALLGAVSGLYDKFLMRRLDPMLVQSWYNLYQLGIMSVVLPALWWPHRASSPFHWHWSIPLISIFLSAADFAYFYALSLDGSMISVVSMVRRGSVIVSFAFGAMLFREKNLRSKAVDLVLVLIGMLFLYWGSR, encoded by the coding sequence ATGTGGTTAGCCTTCGCCTTCCTTTCGGCCCTGTTACTGGGCTTCTACGACGTATTCAAAAAACAGTCGCTCGACGGGAATGCCGTCCTGCCGGTACTGCTGCTCAACACACTGTTTTCTTCGCTGATCTTCCTGCCGTTTATCCTGCTTTCGGCGTGGATGCCCGAACAGATGGCCGCCCATCCGCTGATTTACGTCCCCGCCGCAGGATGGGAAGTGCACCGCCTGATCCTGCTCAAATCGCTGATCGTACTCAGTTCATGGATGCTCGGCTATTTCGGTCTCAAACACCTGCCCATCACGATCGTGGGTCCGATCAATGCGACACGGCCGGTTATGGTGCTCGTTGGTGCGATGCTGATCTTCGGCGAACGGCTGAACCTCTGGCAGTGGATCGGCGTCATCCTCGCCGCCGTGTCGTTCCTGATGCTGAGCCGCTCGGGACGGAAGGAAGGTATCGACTTCAAACATAACCGCTGGATCTTCTGCATCGTACTCGCCGCATTGCTCGGGGCCGTCAGCGGCCTCTACGACAAATTCCTGATGCGGCGGCTCGACCCTATGCTCGTCCAATCGTGGTACAATCTCTACCAACTGGGAATCATGTCCGTCGTGCTGCCCGCCCTGTGGTGGCCGCATCGTGCCTCATCCCCATTCCATTGGCACTGGAGTATTCCGCTGATCTCGATCTTCCTGTCGGCAGCCGACTTCGCCTATTTTTATGCGCTGAGCCTCGACGGTTCGATGATTTCGGTCGTATCGATGGTGCGGCGGGGCAGCGTCATCGTCTCCTTCGCATTCGGAGCGATGCTGTTCCGCGAAAAAAATCTGCGCAGCAAAGCGGTCGACCTGGTGCTGGTGTTGATCGGCATGCTCTTCCTCTACTGGGGATCGAGATAG
- a CDS encoding OPT family oligopeptide transporter gives MQSENTQPENIQSNSLPDNAYRELRPGEEYHPVMPAVSRPKEVTLYSVLFGIVMAIVFSAAAAYLGLRVGQVFEAAIPIAIIAVGVGNLTGRKNMLGQNVIIQSIGATSGVIVAGAIFTLPALYILGLEAQFYQIFLSSLFGGLLGIVLLIPFRKYFVKDMQGRYPFPEATATTEVLVSGEKKGNQAKLLAVSGLIGGLYDFVVSTFGWWTEEISTRIMQWGTVLADKTKLVFKVNTGAAVLGLGYIVGLKYAAIICAGSFTVWFVLIPFISHFADGQTIAVGEGVTTLLRDMSPEEIFRNYARHIGIGGIAMAGVVGIIRSSKIIRQALGLAVSELKGKKEADETAERTQRDLPMKLILTVLIATLLTTFIFFQFGVLNNWFHACIAILIVFVIAFLFTTVAANAIAIVGTNPVSGMTLMTLILSSLVLVSAGLTGTGGMTAAMIIGGVVCTALAMAGGFITDLKIGFWLGSTPAKQEGWKFLGTAVSAATVAGVMMILNKTYGFVGEGALVAPQANAMAAVIKPLMEGGATPWMLYLAGAALALILTMIGVPALAFALGMFIPLELNTPLLVGGLISWYVASRSGSERGKKARRERGTLIASGFIAGGALMGVVSALLKYFGADWFASSWNATSGAEILAVVMYVAIIGYFIWDSLRAKPEAE, from the coding sequence ATGCAATCCGAAAACACCCAACCCGAAAACATTCAGTCCAATTCACTGCCGGACAACGCATACCGCGAACTGCGCCCCGGCGAAGAGTATCATCCCGTCATGCCGGCCGTGAGCCGTCCGAAAGAGGTCACGCTTTATTCTGTCCTGTTCGGTATTGTGATGGCCATCGTCTTTTCCGCCGCCGCCGCCTACCTGGGCCTTCGGGTCGGGCAGGTCTTCGAAGCGGCTATCCCCATCGCCATCATCGCGGTGGGCGTGGGTAACCTTACCGGCCGTAAAAATATGCTGGGACAAAATGTCATTATCCAGTCCATCGGCGCCACTTCGGGCGTTATCGTCGCCGGGGCGATTTTCACGCTGCCGGCGCTTTATATTCTGGGACTGGAGGCGCAGTTCTACCAGATTTTCCTCTCGTCGCTGTTCGGCGGCCTGCTCGGTATCGTGCTGCTGATTCCGTTCCGGAAATATTTTGTCAAAGATATGCAGGGACGTTATCCCTTCCCGGAGGCGACAGCCACTACCGAAGTGCTCGTTTCGGGGGAAAAGAAGGGTAATCAGGCCAAACTGTTGGCCGTGAGCGGACTGATCGGCGGCTTGTACGACTTCGTCGTCAGTACGTTCGGTTGGTGGACCGAAGAGATTTCGACGAGGATCATGCAGTGGGGCACGGTGTTGGCCGACAAAACCAAACTGGTGTTCAAGGTCAATACCGGCGCGGCGGTGCTGGGGCTCGGCTACATCGTGGGGCTGAAATACGCCGCGATCATTTGCGCCGGATCGTTCACCGTATGGTTCGTGCTGATTCCCTTTATCAGCCATTTTGCCGACGGGCAGACCATCGCTGTGGGCGAAGGTGTGACGACCTTGCTGCGGGATATGAGCCCGGAAGAGATCTTCCGTAACTATGCGCGCCATATCGGTATCGGCGGCATCGCCATGGCGGGCGTCGTAGGTATTATCCGTTCGTCGAAGATTATCCGGCAGGCGCTGGGGTTGGCCGTCAGCGAACTCAAAGGGAAAAAAGAAGCCGACGAGACGGCCGAGCGTACGCAACGCGACCTGCCGATGAAACTGATCCTCACGGTGCTGATCGCTACGTTGCTGACTACTTTTATATTTTTCCAGTTCGGGGTGCTGAACAATTGGTTTCATGCGTGCATTGCGATCCTGATCGTTTTTGTCATCGCATTCCTGTTCACGACCGTGGCGGCCAATGCGATCGCCATCGTCGGAACCAATCCGGTTTCGGGTATGACTTTGATGACGCTGATTCTCAGTTCTCTGGTACTGGTGAGCGCCGGGCTGACCGGAACGGGCGGCATGACTGCGGCGATGATTATCGGCGGGGTGGTTTGTACGGCCCTGGCGATGGCCGGAGGTTTTATCACCGACCTGAAGATCGGTTTCTGGCTCGGATCTACCCCCGCGAAGCAGGAGGGCTGGAAGTTCCTCGGTACGGCGGTGTCCGCGGCGACAGTGGCCGGTGTGATGATGATCCTGAACAAAACATACGGCTTTGTCGGCGAAGGGGCGCTGGTCGCTCCGCAAGCCAATGCGATGGCTGCGGTGATCAAGCCGCTGATGGAGGGCGGCGCCACCCCTTGGATGCTCTACCTGGCCGGTGCTGCACTGGCGCTGATTCTGACGATGATCGGCGTGCCGGCGCTGGCATTCGCGCTGGGAATGTTCATTCCGCTGGAACTCAATACGCCGCTTCTGGTCGGCGGCCTGATCAGCTGGTATGTGGCCAGCCGCAGCGGCAGTGAACGCGGGAAAAAGGCGCGGCGCGAGCGCGGAACACTGATCGCGTCGGGCTTTATCGCGGGCGGAGCGCTGATGGGCGTGGTGAGTGCGCTGCTCAAGTATTTCGGGGCCGACTGGTTCGCCTCGTCGTGGAACGCCACTTCCGGGGCTGAAATATTGGCCGTGGTAATGTATGTGGCCATTATCGGTTATTTCATCTGGGACAGTCTGCGAGCCAAACCCGAGGCCGAGTAA
- the pepT gene encoding peptidase T gives MEIKISRERLVERFLRYVSVDTQSDPQSETFPSTAKQLTLLNLLLEEMLALGLSDAEIDPHGYVTGTVPATPGHEGKPVIGLISHVDTSPDMAGAGVKPQFVQDYDGNDIRLNDTLTMRVADFPELAFFKGHTLITTDGTTLLGADDKAGVAEIMTAVEYLMAHPEIPHGKLRIGFTPDEEVGRGVDFFDVEAFGAQFAYTVDGGFEGELEYENFNAASAKIAVQGRNIHPGYAKDKMINALQVVCEINALLPAAQRPEHTEEYDGFYHLVGINGTVEQAASEYIIRDHSREKFEAKKAYLQSAVKLLAEKYGEGVITLTLKDQYYNMREMVEPHPEVVEKAEEAMKLTGVTPVVRPIRGGTDGSRLSYMGLPCPNLFTGGMNFHGKFEYCSVDTMERACRTLVNLARLWGE, from the coding sequence ATGGAAATTAAGATTAGTCGGGAGAGGCTGGTGGAGCGGTTCCTGCGTTACGTGTCCGTCGATACCCAGAGCGATCCGCAGAGCGAAACATTCCCTTCGACGGCCAAGCAGTTAACGCTGCTGAACCTGTTGCTCGAAGAGATGCTCGCACTGGGACTCTCCGATGCGGAGATCGACCCGCACGGTTATGTGACAGGTACCGTTCCGGCGACGCCGGGGCACGAGGGGAAACCCGTCATCGGATTGATTTCGCATGTGGATACGAGCCCTGACATGGCGGGAGCCGGAGTGAAACCGCAATTTGTGCAGGATTACGACGGCAATGACATTCGGTTAAACGATACGCTGACGATGCGTGTGGCGGATTTTCCGGAACTGGCCTTTTTCAAGGGACATACGTTGATTACCACGGATGGTACGACGCTGTTGGGAGCCGATGATAAGGCGGGGGTGGCCGAGATTATGACGGCTGTCGAATATTTGATGGCCCATCCCGAAATTCCACACGGCAAACTGCGGATCGGTTTCACGCCCGACGAAGAGGTAGGGCGGGGCGTCGATTTCTTTGATGTGGAGGCTTTCGGCGCGCAGTTCGCCTATACGGTGGACGGCGGTTTCGAAGGGGAGTTGGAGTATGAAAATTTCAATGCCGCGAGCGCGAAGATCGCCGTGCAGGGGCGCAACATCCATCCCGGATACGCCAAGGACAAGATGATCAATGCGCTTCAGGTGGTTTGCGAGATCAACGCGCTGTTGCCTGCCGCCCAACGTCCCGAACATACCGAAGAATATGACGGTTTCTATCATCTGGTCGGCATTAACGGGACGGTCGAGCAGGCTGCTTCGGAATACATTATCCGCGACCACTCGCGTGAAAAGTTCGAGGCGAAAAAGGCTTATCTACAAAGTGCCGTGAAGTTGTTGGCTGAGAAATACGGTGAAGGAGTCATTACGCTGACGCTGAAAGACCAGTACTACAACATGCGTGAAATGGTCGAGCCGCATCCGGAGGTGGTCGAAAAGGCCGAAGAGGCGATGAAACTGACGGGCGTGACGCCTGTGGTGCGTCCTATCCGCGGAGGTACCGACGGTTCGCGGCTCTCTTACATGGGATTGCCCTGCCCGAATCTTTTTACGGGCGGAATGAATTTCCACGGTAAATTCGAATACTGCTCGGTCGATACGATGGAGCGGGCCTGCCGGACCTTGGTGAACCTGGCGCGGCTGTGGGGCGAATAG
- a CDS encoding threonine/serine exporter family protein codes for MNWDVIGQLLGDGLLAAVAAIGFAVISNPPRKAIFISALLAAVGHALRFYLIRYTPLDIAMASLVAAFTIGMFSMLFAKLIHCPAVIFSFPSLLPMVPGMYAYKTVLALMQFIGGGDVTRQNELMVEFFRNGLTTLFIMFALVIGVALPVFIFHKQSFMMTRLLKIKQKPPQHACKQ; via the coding sequence ATGAACTGGGATGTAATCGGACAACTTCTGGGAGACGGCCTGCTTGCCGCCGTCGCGGCAATCGGATTCGCCGTAATCTCGAACCCGCCCCGCAAGGCCATCTTCATCTCGGCCCTGCTGGCTGCCGTAGGGCACGCTCTGCGTTTCTACCTGATCCGCTACACGCCGCTCGACATCGCAATGGCATCCTTGGTGGCGGCTTTCACCATCGGCATGTTCAGTATGCTGTTCGCCAAACTGATCCACTGTCCGGCCGTAATTTTCTCGTTTCCATCGTTGCTGCCGATGGTTCCGGGCATGTACGCTTACAAAACGGTCCTGGCCCTGATGCAATTCATCGGAGGGGGCGACGTGACACGCCAGAACGAACTGATGGTCGAATTCTTCCGTAACGGGCTCACCACGCTGTTCATCATGTTCGCATTGGTGATCGGCGTCGCATTGCCGGTGTTCATCTTCCACAAGCAGTCGTTCATGATGACCCGACTGCTCAAAATCAAACAGAAGCCCCCGCAGCACGCCTGCAAACAATAA
- a CDS encoding cysteine-rich CWC family protein, with protein MEKICPRCGARFECRHDSIESCHCTSVRLSDEQRDYIARNYSGCLCHHCLENITTEPHPVSVRELANFLLDLSRTLMGAGAHTSRVVRNVTRIAESFGYKVDMTIFQMHITMTIRHAGDDTIRRTSVGKIGPAAFNFDIISQISSLSWEAHDEHLSFRELTEKYERIIRKPRISRWWVLVLVMAANACFCRLFGGDVPAMGLVAAATFVGFFVRQEMSTRHANHMAIFLICSFIASLIASAGFRFHLGTTPETALGTSVLFLIPGVPLINSIFDLLEGHVLVGISRAVNALILIVCIALGLSATLLILGLDTL; from the coding sequence ATGGAAAAAATTTGTCCCCGCTGCGGCGCCCGTTTCGAGTGCCGGCATGATTCGATCGAATCGTGCCACTGTACATCGGTGCGCCTTTCGGACGAGCAACGCGACTATATCGCACGTAATTACAGCGGCTGTCTTTGCCATCACTGTCTGGAGAATATAACAACCGAACCGCATCCGGTTTCGGTACGGGAACTTGCCAACTTTCTGCTCGACCTCTCACGCACCCTGATGGGAGCGGGCGCTCATACCTCCCGCGTGGTACGTAACGTGACACGTATTGCCGAATCGTTCGGCTACAAAGTCGACATGACCATTTTCCAGATGCATATCACCATGACGATCCGCCATGCCGGGGACGATACCATCCGGCGTACGTCAGTCGGCAAGATCGGGCCTGCGGCATTCAATTTCGACATTATTTCACAAATCAGTTCCCTGAGTTGGGAAGCGCACGACGAACACCTCTCGTTCCGGGAACTGACCGAGAAATACGAGCGAATCATCCGGAAACCACGCATTTCAAGGTGGTGGGTACTCGTGCTGGTCATGGCGGCGAATGCCTGTTTCTGCCGCCTCTTCGGCGGAGATGTCCCTGCAATGGGACTCGTCGCAGCGGCCACTTTCGTCGGTTTTTTCGTACGTCAGGAGATGAGCACGCGCCATGCGAACCACATGGCCATTTTCTTGATCTGCTCCTTCATCGCATCCCTGATCGCCTCTGCCGGCTTCCGGTTTCATCTCGGCACCACGCCGGAAACCGCCCTCGGTACGAGCGTACTGTTCCTGATTCCCGGCGTGCCGCTGATCAACTCGATCTTCGACCTGCTCGAAGGACATGTGCTGGTAGGAATCTCACGCGCAGTCAACGCGCTGATCCTGATCGTCTGCATTGCGCTCGGGCTTTCGGCCACGCTGTTAATCTTAGGACTCGACACACTATGA
- a CDS encoding Hsp20/alpha crystallin family protein, which produces MLPTKKSQNWLPGIFNDFFGNEWMEKSNSAAPAINILETDKEYKVELAAPGLTKDDFKIRVNDENQLVVTMEKKQEQSEEKKDGRYLRREFSYSKYQQTLLLPDNVEKDKIAACVEDGVLNISIPKNSAEAEKPKEKEIEVK; this is translated from the coding sequence ATGTTACCGACGAAAAAATCTCAGAACTGGTTACCGGGTATTTTTAATGACTTTTTCGGTAATGAATGGATGGAAAAGAGTAATTCGGCCGCACCGGCTATCAACATTCTCGAAACCGATAAAGAGTACAAGGTCGAACTGGCAGCTCCGGGGCTGACGAAGGATGATTTCAAGATCCGGGTCAACGATGAGAACCAGTTGGTGGTGACTATGGAAAAGAAACAGGAACAGAGCGAGGAGAAAAAAGACGGACGCTACCTGCGCCGCGAATTTTCGTATTCCAAGTACCAGCAGACACTGTTGCTGCCCGATAATGTGGAAAAGGATAAGATTGCTGCCTGTGTCGAGGATGGTGTCCTGAATATTTCGATTCCTAAGAATAGTGCCGAGGCTGAAAAGCCGAAGGAAAAGGAAATCGAGGTAAAATAA
- a CDS encoding prolyl-tRNA synthetase associated domain-containing protein, protein MERRQKVLDYLDRTGIPYEYYEHPEAPTIEIARQYWHDDGSKHCKNLFFRNHKGNRHYLVVFDCDRQLAIHDLEHRLRQGKLSFASEQRMERYLGLRPGSVSPFGLINDLENHVHLFLDQTLRDQPALSFHPNDNTATVVIRHGAFLQFLESCGNSYEFIELY, encoded by the coding sequence ATGGAACGCAGACAAAAAGTACTCGACTACCTCGACCGAACCGGAATCCCATACGAATATTACGAACACCCCGAAGCCCCTACCATCGAAATCGCACGGCAATACTGGCACGACGACGGTTCTAAACACTGCAAGAACCTCTTCTTCCGCAACCACAAGGGTAACCGCCACTACCTGGTCGTATTCGATTGCGACCGGCAGTTGGCCATCCACGACCTCGAGCACCGGCTCCGGCAAGGGAAGCTTTCATTCGCTTCCGAACAGCGCATGGAACGCTATCTCGGACTGCGCCCCGGTTCGGTATCACCTTTCGGGCTAATCAACGACCTGGAAAACCACGTCCACCTATTCCTCGACCAGACACTCCGCGACCAACCCGCATTGAGTTTTCATCCCAACGACAATACCGCCACTGTCGTGATTCGTCACGGAGCATTCCTGCAATTTCTGGAAAGTTGCGGCAACAGTTACGAATTTATCGAACTATACTGA